The region TTCATTGTATCAGCAATCGTCATCGTTGTGCCAGCGGGCAGCGCTGTAGCAGCCATCCCGAAAACCTGCACAATACGCTTCTCTTCTTTCCTTTTCACATTCGTCTTTTTCTTCTTCATAATAACATCTATTATTACAGCCGCAGTTATAATTGCAATTACGTCTGCAGTTGTTATTACAGCCGCCCCAAAAACAACTCATATTGACACCTCTTTTATTAATTTTATATTTTATTATATGGGACCAGTAGAAAAGATGTGAAGCTTTTTGTATTTCAGTGTATGGCGTGTTTATGATCCATTCTGACCCATTATCTACCGAAAGGAACTGATTATTTTTACGTTAGAAACGCGGACTTTAAACAAAGAGCAGCCTTCCCTTTTATTTCCAGTATTAATCGAACATATATTCGAATATAATGTAACTGAGGTGAGATCACATGAACAATGTTATATTCCATATTGACGTAAACTCTGCTTTCTTAAGCTGGGAAGCAGTATACCGGTTGCATCACTTAGGAGGGAAACTGGACTTACGGCAGATACCGTCTGCTGTGGGAGGAGACAAATTCAAAAGGCACGGAATAATACTGGCCAAAAGCGGACCGGCAAAGAAATACAAGATACAGACCGGAGAACCTGTAACCGATGCTCTGAGAAAATGTCCGCACCTTATTCTTGTACCGCCGAATTATAATCTGTATCAGAGATCATCACAGGCATTTATAGAAATATTAAAAGAATACAGCCCTTCCGTGGAGCAATATTCTATCGATGAAGCGTATATGGATATGACAGGCACTGAATCATTATTGGGAAATCCGGAGGATGTTGCAAATGAAATCAGAACGCGCATTCATAAGGAATTGGGGTTTACTGTGAATATTGGAATTTCAAATAATAAGGTTCTTGCCAAAATGGCTTCTGACTTCCAAAAGCCTGACCGGATCCATACACTTTGGCAAAATGAAATAAGCACAAAGATGTGGCCGCTGGCGGTATCCGAGCTGTTTTTTGTAGGCAGAGCAACTTCCCGTAAGCTTGGGGATATTGGCATTAAATCCATCGGAGAATTGGCACAGACAAATTTATCTATTATAAAAAGCCATTTTGGCAAATACGGGGAAGTCATATGGTCTTTTGCAAATGGAATTGACTTTTCGTCCGTGGAGCCGGTTCCTGCGCCGAATAAGGGATATGGCAACAGTACCACCATATCTTTCGATGTAACCGATGCAGATACTGCCAGACTGGTACTGCTGTCTTTGGCAGAAACCGTATCAGCAAGACTGCGGACAGATGATGTGAAAATCAGCGTAGTATCCGTTGGAATAAGGGATTACAATTTTGAATATTACAGCCGTCAAAAAACTCTGTTAACTCCCACAAATATAACCAATGAAATTTACAGTGCAGCCCGGGAGGTTTTTGAAAACATGTGGAACCATATCCCTATCCGTCATTTAGGAATCCACACAAGCCATGTAACCGGAGAAAGCAGCCGTCAATTAAACATCTTTGATAACACAAATTACGAAAAATTAGAAAAACTTGATAAAACAATTGATGAAATCCGAAAGCGCTTTGGCATGGACTCGATCAAAAGAGCCAGCTTTATATCGGTTAAAACCATTGATCATATGAGCGGCGGAATCAGCAGAGAAAAAAGGACCGTAGATTACAAGAAACAAAATATATTATAGGTGATGGATATGGGAATATTTGGAATAGGGACTAATGTAACAGATATTGACGGCGGAGAACTGCACGGCAGGATGTACCATGTTGCTTGCAAGGCATGGTTCACGGCCAGCTGCAGCCCCAGACCCCTGAGTATTAAGTTCGAAGGCGATGACGGTATGATACAAACAATATCTGATATCGCCATAAAGTGCTCCGAGGATAAAAATTATAACGGCATTCCCTCAAAAGAATTTCAATGCATAGCAATTATCGGCGGCATACGCCAGGAATTTAAGCTGGTTTTTTACATGGAAGCCTGCAAATGGGTGATGGTAATATAAAAAGGCGGCATCTTTCACACACGCTTCACAGATTCCTCATATTCCCGTCACAATTTTCCGGTATATTTATATTTGTAAAGAGGCAACGACCTTTTAATAAAACTTTTTTTCATACAGCCGGCAGGATTCCCCCAATCCTGCCGGCTCCTCCCTTTTTATAGGATCGGGAGTGCTGTATCTGCTATGGTTAGCAGTGAGCAGCCTTAAAATATTTGATTTCGTTTATTATACAGAGTCCGATATCCAAAAAACAAGGAGCAGAATACCGCAAGGCAAACGACCGTGGTAATCGCTATCATAATGGCGATTTGATACAAAATGGCTGTTGCAGGCAACGTTCCCGACAGTATTTGACCTGTCATCATACCGGGAAGGGAGATAATACCCATGCCGAGCATAGAATTCAGCGTAGGGAGCAAGGCGGTTTCCACGGCTTTGTTTACAAACGGGATCAGAATACTTTTGGGAGTTGCCCCTATATCAATCAATGTATTAATCTGGGATTTCTGCGCTGTGACATTCTCATGAAAAGTCTTCAGACCAAGGCTAACCCCTGTCATGGCATTCCCCATAATCATTCCGCTGATGGGAATGGTATACTGAGGCTTCCAAAAACTCACCCCTATTACCCCCAAAATAAAAAACAAAATTACGGAAAGGCCGGTAAATGCAAGGGAACAAGCAACAATTATCTGAAACCTTCTATTGATTCCATTACTTCTGGAAAGGGCCGTATGGATGGACATGGCAATCATAGCTGCAAGATAGCATATAACAAACATTGGATGCGGATTCTTAAAAATATAAGTTAATACAAGACCTGCAAGCACAAGCTGTACTGTCATACGGAGGCTCCCGATAATCAATAATCTGCTTTGGCTGATTTTACAGAATTTCATAACTGCCAAAACAATAAGCAGAAGCAAATATACGATACTGAATTTCCAAAGGTTTAATACAACAATCCCATCCATCTTACACCTCCAAATCCAAAACGATGATGGTATCCGCATACTGCTGAGCCAGTGCTTTGTCATGGGTTATGGCAATTAGGGTAATCCCGTTTTTCAGACAATACTCCTTTAAATTTTGCATCAGCGCATTGGCTGTGGATTCATCAAGCGCTGAGGTTGGTTCGTCAAGCATTAATACTTTCGGGATAAAAGACAGACAAATGGAGATAAAAACACGCTGCCTCTCTCCGCCGGATAACTCACTGCAATTCATATCCAAAGGAAAATTTGCTATGCATAGCTTCAGAGACTCCAAAATTTCTGTATCTGCCGGCGGGGTTAATTCTCTATAGCGATAAAACCGAATAAAGTTATTTCTAATCGTGTCATCAAACAGAAAGATATTCTGAGACACCAGAGAGACTTCCCGTCGAAGCATGATTGTGTCATAATCTGTGACCGGCCTGTTCCGATAGAGTATTTCACCGCTGTCAGCGGAAACAGATACGTTAAGAAGCTTTAACAAGGTGCTTTTTCCGCAACCACTTTTCCCACAGATAAAAGTGACTTTCCCTTCCTCTATCATAATATGCTTATAGCTGACAACTCCTTTGTAATGAACGTTGCGAACAGAAAATAAATTCATATTTCCTCCTTGTCTATTGCATCAAAATATGATAAGCTTTATATATCGAACTTCAATATCGGTTTTCGATATACAAAGT is a window of [Clostridium] saccharolyticum WM1 DNA encoding:
- a CDS encoding DNA polymerase Y family protein; this translates as MNNVIFHIDVNSAFLSWEAVYRLHHLGGKLDLRQIPSAVGGDKFKRHGIILAKSGPAKKYKIQTGEPVTDALRKCPHLILVPPNYNLYQRSSQAFIEILKEYSPSVEQYSIDEAYMDMTGTESLLGNPEDVANEIRTRIHKELGFTVNIGISNNKVLAKMASDFQKPDRIHTLWQNEISTKMWPLAVSELFFVGRATSRKLGDIGIKSIGELAQTNLSIIKSHFGKYGEVIWSFANGIDFSSVEPVPAPNKGYGNSTTISFDVTDADTARLVLLSLAETVSARLRTDDVKISVVSVGIRDYNFEYYSRQKTLLTPTNITNEIYSAAREVFENMWNHIPIRHLGIHTSHVTGESSRQLNIFDNTNYEKLEKLDKTIDEIRKRFGMDSIKRASFISVKTIDHMSGGISREKRTVDYKKQNIL
- a CDS encoding ABC transporter ATP-binding protein, whose protein sequence is MNLFSVRNVHYKGVVSYKHIMIEEGKVTFICGKSGCGKSTLLKLLNVSVSADSGEILYRNRPVTDYDTIMLRREVSLVSQNIFLFDDTIRNNFIRFYRYRELTPPADTEILESLKLCIANFPLDMNCSELSGGERQRVFISICLSFIPKVLMLDEPTSALDESTANALMQNLKEYCLKNGITLIAITHDKALAQQYADTIIVLDLEV
- a CDS encoding ABC transporter permease; protein product: MDGIVVLNLWKFSIVYLLLLIVLAVMKFCKISQSRLLIIGSLRMTVQLVLAGLVLTYIFKNPHPMFVICYLAAMIAMSIHTALSRSNGINRRFQIIVACSLAFTGLSVILFFILGVIGVSFWKPQYTIPISGMIMGNAMTGVSLGLKTFHENVTAQKSQINTLIDIGATPKSILIPFVNKAVETALLPTLNSMLGMGIISLPGMMTGQILSGTLPATAILYQIAIMIAITTVVCLAVFCSLFFGYRTLYNKRNQIF